Proteins encoded by one window of Filimonas effusa:
- a CDS encoding M3 family oligoendopeptidase has protein sequence MQYTADIHKLERHFLPANFSVTTWEELEPYFKELVNRPLESKAQLEQWLRDVSEVEAAISEDACWRQIKMTCDTTNPALEEAFTFFCMEIQPKLQPYADQLNRKLIDCSFTKELDQQQYFTYLRSVKKSITLFREENIPIQAELSVMQQQFGVIAGKMTVEVDGQEYTLQQASRFLEKPDRILREAVYRKINERRLQDKTALNDLYSKLIEKRHQVALNAGFANYRDYKFAELGRFDYTKEDCFQFHEAVKLHVLPLVEKIYQRKKEKLQLDTLKPWDTEAQPEGITPLHPFSTGKELLEKTIACFEQLNPFFASCLRKMDELGHLDLESRKGKAPGGYNCPLAESGAPFIFMNAAGQMSDVTTMVHEGGHAIHSFLAHPLPLSAFKEYPMEIAEVASMSMELFSMNHWEAFFNNAEELQRAKEHQLERVITIFPWIATIDKFQHWVYENPTHTTEERAAKWMEILQEFSVKSIDVSGLDSYRQYNWQRQLHLFEVPFYYIEYGIAQLGAIGMWMQYRNNPGQALQNYMNALHLGGTRTLPELYEAAGLKFNFAPDHIKTLMEFVNAEMEKA, from the coding sequence ATGCAATACACCGCGGATATCCATAAACTGGAAAGGCATTTCCTGCCCGCCAACTTTAGCGTAACTACCTGGGAAGAATTGGAACCCTATTTTAAAGAACTGGTAAACAGACCTTTAGAATCAAAGGCCCAATTAGAACAGTGGCTCCGCGATGTTAGCGAAGTAGAAGCTGCCATCAGTGAAGACGCCTGCTGGAGGCAGATCAAAATGACCTGCGATACCACTAACCCCGCGCTAGAAGAAGCATTTACCTTCTTCTGTATGGAAATTCAGCCGAAACTGCAGCCTTATGCCGACCAGCTGAACCGCAAACTGATCGACTGCTCCTTTACAAAAGAGCTCGATCAGCAACAGTATTTCACTTATCTCAGAAGCGTTAAAAAAAGCATCACCCTCTTCCGTGAGGAAAACATTCCTATCCAGGCAGAGCTGAGTGTTATGCAACAGCAGTTCGGCGTTATCGCCGGTAAAATGACGGTGGAGGTAGACGGACAGGAATATACGCTTCAACAGGCTTCCCGTTTTCTAGAAAAACCCGACCGCATCCTGCGCGAAGCTGTTTACCGCAAAATCAACGAAAGAAGACTACAGGATAAAACAGCGCTGAACGACCTTTATTCCAAACTAATAGAAAAGCGACACCAGGTTGCCCTCAACGCTGGTTTCGCTAATTACCGCGACTATAAATTCGCTGAACTGGGACGATTCGACTATACGAAGGAGGATTGTTTCCAGTTCCATGAAGCGGTTAAACTGCACGTACTGCCACTGGTAGAAAAGATCTACCAGCGTAAAAAAGAAAAACTGCAGCTCGATACCCTGAAACCCTGGGATACCGAAGCCCAGCCTGAAGGTATTACACCCTTACACCCTTTTTCTACAGGAAAAGAATTGCTCGAAAAAACCATCGCCTGCTTTGAGCAGTTGAACCCGTTCTTCGCCAGTTGCCTCAGGAAAATGGATGAACTGGGCCACCTCGACCTTGAAAGCAGGAAAGGGAAAGCCCCCGGCGGTTACAACTGCCCTCTTGCCGAAAGCGGTGCCCCCTTTATCTTCATGAATGCAGCAGGCCAGATGAGCGATGTTACTACCATGGTGCACGAAGGCGGTCATGCTATTCATTCTTTCCTGGCACACCCGCTGCCACTGAGCGCTTTCAAGGAATATCCCATGGAAATTGCAGAAGTAGCTTCCATGAGTATGGAACTCTTTAGCATGAATCACTGGGAAGCATTCTTCAACAATGCCGAAGAACTGCAGCGTGCCAAAGAGCACCAGCTGGAACGTGTGATCACCATCTTCCCCTGGATCGCCACTATCGACAAATTCCAGCACTGGGTTTACGAAAATCCAACACATACTACCGAAGAAAGAGCCGCCAAATGGATGGAAATTTTACAGGAATTCTCTGTGAAGTCTATCGATGTAAGCGGACTCGATTCATACAGGCAATATAACTGGCAACGCCAGCTGCACCTCTTCGAAGTGCCTTTCTATTATATCGAATACGGTATTGCCCAACTCGGCGCTATAGGTATGTGGATGCAGTATCGCAATAACCCCGGACAGGCATTGCAGAACTATATGAATGCCCTTCACCTGGGTGGTACCAGAACACTGCCCGAATTATACGAAGCAGCAGGACTGAAATTCAACTTCGCTCCCGATCACATCAAAACACTGATGGAATTCGTGAACGCCGAAATGGAAAAGGCGTAA
- a CDS encoding DUF5606 family protein gives MEYSRIISITGLSGLFELVGSKADGAIVRSLEDKSTKFVSSRIHSFSHLESIEVYTVRDNVNLVELFQAMNASGEALPSEKDPAAVKAYFQKVYGDMDFDRVYGSDMKKMVKWFAILKKNDVEFKLREEEEELVEEEVAEPVAVEEAPAPKAKATKAKAAKAAPAAEAEAGEAAAEAPKKRAPRKKKTEEE, from the coding sequence ATGGAATACAGTAGAATTATTTCAATAACCGGCTTAAGCGGATTATTTGAACTGGTGGGTAGCAAAGCGGATGGCGCTATCGTTCGCTCGCTCGAAGACAAAAGCACAAAATTCGTGAGTTCACGTATTCATAGCTTCTCTCACCTCGAAAGTATTGAAGTGTATACCGTTAGAGATAATGTGAACCTCGTTGAGTTATTCCAGGCTATGAATGCTTCCGGCGAAGCTTTACCTTCTGAAAAAGATCCCGCCGCTGTTAAAGCCTATTTCCAGAAAGTTTATGGAGATATGGACTTTGACCGTGTTTACGGCAGCGACATGAAAAAGATGGTGAAATGGTTTGCTATCCTGAAAAAGAACGACGTTGAATTCAAACTCCGCGAAGAGGAAGAAGAACTGGTTGAAGAAGAAGTGGCAGAACCCGTAGCAGTGGAAGAAGCACCTGCTCCTAAAGCAAAAGCTACCAAGGCAAAAGCTGCTAAAGCGGCTCCTGCTGCAGAAGCTGAAGCTGGCGAAGCAGCTGCTGAAGCGCCTAAAAAAAGAGCGCCCCGCAAAAAGAAAACTGAAGAAGAATAG
- the cysS gene encoding cysteine--tRNA ligase gives MSELKIYNSLTRQKEVFEPIVPGYVGMYVCGPTVSGESHMGHARPYVTFDIVNRYLQHLGYKVRYVRNITDAGHFEEEGREAEDKISKKAVIEKLEPMELVQKYTNLFHWAMHELGNLDPSIEPTATGHIVEQIGMIEKIIADGYAYESNGSVYFNVEKYHADYSQKGLPYGILSGRILEDMLETTRDLDNQEEKANKADFALWKNAPPEHIMRWKSPWGEGFPGWHIECSAMSTKYLGEQFDIHGGGMDLQFPHHECEIAQSVVCNHVSPAKYWMHNNMITINGRKMGKSYNNVIKLTELFSGDHPLLEQAYHPMTIRFFILQSHYRSTLDFSNEALKAAEKGLKRLWEAYEYSQQLAVNGEWAATDAALDEKVKRLVTEFEAFMNDDLNTAKVMANMFELVPVINGIKDKHIAEKAVSSETLLLLQRQLKLFLTEVFGLKGEREENNGHLDGVLQLLISIRKDAKLKKDYVTSDKIRNELAALGVQLKDDKDGNVSYSFS, from the coding sequence ATGTCAGAATTAAAGATATACAACTCGCTAACCCGACAAAAAGAGGTATTTGAGCCTATTGTTCCCGGTTATGTAGGCATGTATGTTTGTGGTCCGACCGTAAGCGGTGAGAGCCACATGGGACATGCCCGTCCGTATGTGACTTTTGATATTGTGAACAGGTATCTTCAACACCTGGGTTACAAAGTGCGTTATGTGCGTAACATCACAGATGCCGGTCATTTTGAGGAAGAAGGCCGTGAGGCGGAAGATAAGATCAGCAAAAAGGCTGTTATTGAAAAGCTGGAGCCGATGGAGCTGGTACAGAAGTACACGAATCTTTTTCATTGGGCGATGCATGAGCTAGGCAACCTTGATCCCAGCATCGAGCCTACAGCAACAGGGCATATAGTAGAGCAAATAGGCATGATAGAGAAGATCATTGCTGATGGTTATGCTTATGAATCCAACGGTTCTGTATATTTCAACGTAGAGAAATATCATGCTGATTACAGCCAGAAAGGGCTTCCTTATGGCATATTAAGCGGCCGTATACTGGAAGATATGCTGGAGACCACGCGTGACCTGGACAACCAGGAGGAGAAGGCCAATAAAGCGGACTTTGCCTTATGGAAGAATGCGCCACCCGAGCATATCATGCGCTGGAAGAGTCCCTGGGGCGAAGGTTTTCCCGGATGGCATATCGAGTGTTCGGCTATGAGCACCAAATACCTTGGTGAGCAGTTTGATATACATGGTGGTGGAATGGACCTTCAATTCCCTCACCATGAGTGCGAGATAGCGCAAAGTGTAGTATGCAATCATGTGTCGCCGGCGAAGTACTGGATGCATAACAACATGATCACGATCAATGGCCGTAAAATGGGTAAGAGCTATAACAACGTTATCAAGTTAACGGAGTTATTCAGCGGCGACCATCCTTTGCTGGAGCAGGCTTATCATCCCATGACCATCCGTTTCTTCATTTTGCAATCGCATTACCGCAGTACGCTTGATTTCAGCAATGAAGCCCTGAAGGCTGCAGAGAAAGGCTTAAAGCGTTTATGGGAGGCTTATGAATACAGCCAGCAACTTGCTGTTAACGGCGAATGGGCTGCTACTGATGCAGCGCTGGACGAGAAGGTAAAACGCCTGGTAACAGAGTTTGAAGCCTTTATGAATGATGATCTGAATACAGCAAAAGTGATGGCCAATATGTTTGAACTGGTACCTGTTATCAATGGTATCAAGGATAAACATATAGCTGAAAAAGCAGTAAGCAGTGAAACCCTTTTATTACTACAGCGCCAGTTGAAATTATTCCTCACGGAAGTCTTTGGTTTAAAAGGCGAACGTGAAGAGAACAACGGGCATCTTGACGGTGTATTACAACTACTCATCAGCATCCGTAAAGATGCCAAGCTGAAAAAGGATTATGTTACCAGCGATAAGATCCGAAATGAACTTGCCGCACTGGGCGTTCAACTGAAGGATGATAAAGACGGTAATGTTAGTTATTCCTTCAGTTAA
- a CDS encoding Fur family transcriptional regulator, translated as MTETIADILRRSQLSVTDSRKKILELFQKSGGALAHGDIEKQTGPLFDRVTIYRTLQTFVEKGIIHTIPTSDNSVKYALCKEQCSEGHHHDNHVHFMCDDCGTTYCLDHVTIPKVDLPRGFKQKQTDVVISGRCNKCH; from the coding sequence ATGACAGAAACAATAGCAGACATATTAAGACGCAGTCAGTTAAGCGTTACCGACAGCCGGAAGAAAATACTGGAATTATTCCAGAAAAGTGGCGGTGCACTGGCACACGGTGATATTGAAAAACAAACAGGGCCATTGTTCGACAGGGTAACCATTTACAGAACATTACAGACGTTTGTAGAAAAGGGCATTATACATACCATTCCTACTTCCGACAATTCGGTTAAGTATGCCTTATGTAAGGAGCAGTGTTCCGAGGGGCATCACCATGATAATCACGTGCATTTCATGTGTGATGATTGCGGGACAACTTATTGCCTGGATCATGTGACGATCCCAAAGGTTGATTTGCCCAGGGGATTCAAACAAAAACAAACAGATGTCGTAATCAGTGGCAGGTGCAACAAATGCCATTGA
- a CDS encoding TerB family tellurite resistance protein, whose translation MYSQLVKSQEQAICHLFIHCCYKSGEFTEQELDVIAAKFVELGLQHELNFKEELKHYNSYLPMIHAEENYLQYLVSLVLPANELALYSHCLELCISDSLIDAAEESFLHKLGEVLVISDEDQALMQKLFIQRHLVFTQKYF comes from the coding sequence ATGTATAGTCAACTCGTGAAATCGCAGGAACAAGCTATCTGCCACCTTTTTATTCATTGCTGCTATAAAAGCGGAGAGTTTACAGAACAGGAACTCGATGTAATAGCCGCTAAGTTTGTAGAATTAGGCCTCCAGCACGAACTTAATTTTAAAGAAGAGCTCAAACACTATAACAGCTACCTGCCTATGATCCATGCTGAGGAAAATTATCTTCAGTACCTCGTATCTCTTGTTTTACCCGCCAACGAGTTAGCACTCTATTCCCACTGCCTTGAACTTTGTATCAGCGATTCGCTCATAGATGCCGCTGAAGAAAGCTTCCTCCATAAACTGGGAGAAGTACTGGTCATAAGCGACGAAGACCAGGCCCTTATGCAAAAACTATTTATACAAAGGCACCTGGTCTTCACCCAGAAATATTTCTAA
- the purU gene encoding formyltetrahydrofolate deformylase, with product MVVVIQCKDQIGLVATISGVMAQQNINIISMREHVDTACNSFFTRLELEPPAAIAAAINSTAGNPGSGTQASGDDAATASILAYAQTLHSQLEKVLPAGAFIHVTTQPEKKLVVLVTKEYHCLGDILLRNHFKTLGATVEAVIGNHAILGDICKRFDVPFHLVSHEKKEKEVFEAELQSVIGQHTFDYLVLAKFMRILSPEFVASHPMRIINIHHSFLPAFIGASPYRQAYERGVKLIGATAHFVTNDLDEGPIITQQIIPVNHTFSATDMVKAGKEIETSVLAKALQLVIDDRVFVYQNRTVVFDH from the coding sequence ATGGTTGTTGTAATTCAATGTAAAGACCAGATTGGACTGGTAGCTACTATCTCCGGTGTAATGGCGCAGCAGAATATCAATATCATTTCTATGCGCGAACATGTCGACACTGCCTGTAACAGCTTCTTCACAAGGCTTGAGCTGGAACCGCCGGCAGCTATTGCAGCAGCAATAAACAGTACAGCAGGCAATCCTGGATCCGGCACACAGGCCTCAGGCGACGACGCAGCCACAGCCTCCATCCTGGCCTATGCCCAAACGCTGCATAGCCAACTGGAAAAGGTATTACCTGCAGGCGCTTTTATTCATGTAACCACGCAACCAGAGAAAAAGCTGGTAGTGCTGGTAACAAAAGAATACCATTGCCTGGGCGATATCCTGCTGAGGAATCATTTTAAAACCCTTGGCGCCACAGTAGAAGCCGTAATTGGAAACCATGCCATTCTGGGCGATATATGCAAACGGTTCGATGTGCCTTTTCACCTGGTATCGCACGAAAAGAAAGAAAAAGAAGTCTTCGAAGCTGAATTACAGTCGGTTATAGGGCAACACACCTTCGATTACCTGGTACTGGCCAAGTTCATGCGAATTCTGTCCCCGGAGTTTGTGGCCAGCCATCCCATGCGCATTATCAATATTCACCATTCTTTCCTTCCCGCCTTTATAGGAGCCAGTCCCTACAGGCAGGCTTACGAACGGGGAGTGAAACTGATTGGCGCCACCGCCCATTTCGTGACCAACGATCTCGACGAAGGCCCCATCATTACACAGCAGATCATTCCCGTTAACCACACTTTCAGTGCAACGGACATGGTAAAAGCGGGTAAGGAAATAGAAACCTCAGTACTTGCCAAAGCGCTTCAGCTGGTAATTGACGATAGAGTATTTGTATATCAGAATAGAACTGTAGTGTTCGATCATTAA
- a CDS encoding MerC domain-containing protein — MRVKINWDALGITASLACAIHCALLPLFLTSLPVLGVEIINNAFFEYFMIFLAFGVGAWALYHGWKKHHHQKMPLILFSIGMACLLLKEIWHDQHIFFLVPAVSLIVAGHYYNYRLCRKANHCHANDCNHDKLVA; from the coding sequence ATGCGTGTGAAGATCAACTGGGATGCTCTGGGAATTACTGCCTCACTGGCCTGCGCCATACATTGTGCGCTGCTGCCGCTGTTTTTAACAAGCCTCCCTGTACTGGGCGTGGAAATTATAAACAACGCTTTTTTTGAATATTTTATGATTTTCCTGGCCTTCGGTGTAGGTGCCTGGGCACTTTACCATGGCTGGAAAAAGCACCACCATCAGAAAATGCCGCTTATTCTCTTCTCTATAGGCATGGCCTGCCTCCTGCTGAAAGAAATATGGCACGATCAGCATATCTTCTTCCTGGTCCCCGCTGTATCGCTTATTGTAGCGGGTCATTACTACAATTATCGCCTTTGCCGTAAAGCCAATCATTGCCATGCAAATGATTGCAACCACGATAAGCTTGTTGCCTGA
- a CDS encoding SCO family protein, protein MKKKLVIYISFFVLLTAGFLYLVYAGTDNWKPKLPVLSKVKPFEFTTQDGAHFTQRDMQGKVCVVEYFFTTCKGICPELNNNMRTIYNDFKDRQDFMIVSHTCDPERDSASVLKHYADSLGVDTRKWVFLTGRKDSLYSSARYSYLLDDPKNSVDRIEDQFIHTQFFALVDRNGQVRGQIYDGLKKSELKLLKEHIDKVLKETSGVSGFSNSIFTNNPQ, encoded by the coding sequence ATGAAAAAGAAGCTGGTTATTTATATTTCATTTTTTGTGCTGTTGACGGCAGGCTTTCTGTATTTGGTATATGCGGGAACTGATAACTGGAAGCCCAAGCTGCCGGTATTAAGCAAGGTGAAACCTTTTGAATTCACGACACAGGACGGGGCTCATTTTACACAGCGCGATATGCAGGGTAAAGTATGTGTTGTAGAATACTTTTTTACTACCTGCAAAGGCATTTGCCCGGAACTGAATAATAATATGCGCACCATTTATAACGATTTTAAAGACAGGCAGGACTTTATGATCGTATCGCATACCTGTGATCCGGAGCGTGACTCAGCGAGTGTATTAAAACATTATGCCGACTCGCTGGGAGTAGATACGCGCAAGTGGGTGTTTTTGACAGGGCGCAAAGACAGTTTATATTCCAGCGCCCGTTACAGCTACCTGCTGGATGACCCCAAAAACAGTGTTGACAGGATAGAAGACCAATTCATTCACACACAATTTTTTGCGTTGGTTGATCGTAATGGACAGGTAAGAGGACAGATCTATGACGGGTTAAAAAAATCCGAATTAAAGCTGTTGAAAGAGCATATCGACAAAGTATTAAAGGAGACATCCGGGGTGAGTGGTTTTTCGAATAGTATCTTTACGAACAACCCGCAGTAA
- a CDS encoding copper resistance protein NlpE: MSIQSMIVAAALALLVSCGNGTNSKNQHDSIASPSNFVSHQFDGVFADTLPCADCSGIITHLNLESDSTFVLEQEYVGLKEGDRVFYQLGRWSLVDSLLRLNEITEGPRQFKIVNTDELKMLDNEGVIITGTNLNYTLHRQHTAFVAKKPFTVRGVATDAGANSFFKICAWHKEVPLRLTATTIYPDSLAGLKDALKKGALVEAEGRFSTADSAGKTFQVFTADKFLRYLPGEKCKD; this comes from the coding sequence ATGAGCATACAATCCATGATAGTTGCTGCTGCTTTAGCGTTGCTTGTTTCCTGTGGAAACGGGACAAACAGTAAAAACCAGCACGATAGCATTGCTTCGCCATCAAATTTTGTAAGTCACCAGTTTGACGGTGTTTTTGCCGATACGCTTCCCTGCGCAGATTGTTCGGGTATTATTACGCATCTGAACCTGGAATCGGACAGCACTTTTGTATTGGAGCAGGAGTATGTAGGATTGAAAGAAGGCGACCGGGTATTTTATCAGTTAGGCCGCTGGTCGCTGGTAGACAGCCTGTTACGCTTAAATGAGATCACGGAAGGGCCCCGGCAGTTTAAAATTGTAAATACTGATGAGCTGAAAATGCTGGATAACGAGGGGGTGATTATTACCGGCACCAACCTGAATTACACCTTGCACCGCCAGCATACTGCTTTCGTAGCAAAAAAACCTTTCACTGTGCGTGGTGTAGCTACCGATGCCGGAGCGAATTCTTTCTTCAAAATATGCGCCTGGCATAAGGAAGTTCCTTTACGTTTAACGGCCACCACTATTTATCCCGATAGCCTGGCCGGCCTGAAGGATGCCCTGAAAAAAGGCGCTTTGGTTGAAGCGGAAGGCCGTTTTTCTACTGCAGACAGCGCCGGGAAGACTTTCCAGGTGTTTACAGCGGATAAGTTCCTGCGCTATTTGCCAGGAGAGAAATGTAAAGACTAA
- a CDS encoding endonuclease/exonuclease/phosphatase family protein: protein MASIFRSVTKRVFVVLNSIAATCFLITALAPYLNPAKWWPIGFLGLAAPYLVMLLIFFFLFWLIVKPLYCLLPLVALTIGWQQLASLFALHAKDTFTSVKVEPRIRLVDWNVGSLVGLSKGKDKQKLIRTQLAGVVKEVEPDIICLQEFNHSNTQGPHADNIGLFKKDYPHYYFSKDYTKGNGYFMYGSIIFSKYPIIHSGKVQYPGKRAESLIYADIVKDDDTVRIFTTHLQSFRFSDTDYHDIEKIRQQDKELFDASKSLIKKMRLAFVRRGIQADIVRAALDKSPYPSVICGDFNDVPNSYTYFHIRGKRQDVFLEKGFGIGRTYIAMAPTLRIDYILPDNHFFIHQFDMVDEDLSDHLMLVADISLKK from the coding sequence ATGGCCAGTATTTTCAGATCTGTTACCAAACGCGTGTTCGTAGTGCTTAACAGCATTGCGGCAACCTGTTTCCTGATAACAGCGCTTGCGCCGTATCTCAACCCTGCAAAGTGGTGGCCTATAGGTTTCCTGGGGCTGGCAGCGCCCTACCTGGTTATGCTTCTCATCTTTTTTTTCCTGTTCTGGTTAATTGTAAAACCGCTGTATTGCCTGCTTCCGCTCGTTGCACTTACGATAGGGTGGCAGCAGCTGGCGAGTTTATTTGCGCTGCATGCCAAGGATACCTTTACATCTGTAAAGGTTGAGCCAAGAATACGGCTGGTAGACTGGAATGTGGGCAGCCTGGTTGGTTTAAGCAAGGGTAAAGACAAGCAGAAGCTAATACGCACTCAGCTAGCCGGGGTGGTTAAGGAGGTGGAGCCTGATATTATTTGCTTACAGGAATTTAATCATTCGAATACGCAGGGGCCTCATGCTGATAATATTGGTTTGTTTAAAAAAGACTATCCCCATTATTATTTTTCGAAGGACTATACGAAAGGCAATGGGTACTTTATGTACGGGAGCATCATATTTTCTAAATACCCGATCATTCATTCCGGCAAGGTGCAGTATCCCGGTAAAAGGGCGGAAAGTCTTATTTATGCCGATATTGTCAAGGACGACGATACTGTGCGGATATTTACGACACACTTACAATCGTTCCGCTTTTCAGATACAGATTATCATGATATAGAAAAGATAAGACAGCAGGACAAGGAGTTATTTGATGCTTCTAAAAGTCTTATCAAGAAAATGCGCCTTGCCTTTGTGCGGCGCGGGATACAGGCGGATATTGTGCGCGCGGCATTAGACAAAAGCCCCTATCCTTCTGTTATTTGTGGTGATTTCAATGATGTTCCCAATTCGTACACTTATTTTCACATACGTGGAAAACGGCAGGATGTATTTCTGGAAAAAGGTTTTGGTATTGGTCGTACTTATATAGCCATGGCTCCTACCCTGCGCATCGATTACATATTACCGGACAATCATTTTTTCATTCACCAGTTCGATATGGTTGATGAAGATTTAAGCGATCACCTGATGCTGGTTGCTGATATAAGTTTAAAAAAATAG